The following proteins come from a genomic window of Acinonyx jubatus isolate Ajub_Pintada_27869175 chromosome C1, VMU_Ajub_asm_v1.0, whole genome shotgun sequence:
- the ELOVL1 gene encoding elongation of very long chain fatty acids protein 1: MEAVVNLYQEMMKYADPRVQGYPLMGSPLLMTSILLTYVYFVLSLGPRIMANRKPFQLRGFMIVYNFSLVALSLYIVYEFLMSGWLSTYTWRCDPVDYSNSPEALRMVRVAWLFLFSKFIELMDTVIFILRKKDGQVTFLHVFHHSVLPWSWWWGVKIAPGGMGSFHAMINSSVHVVMYLYYGLSALGPVAQPYLWWKKHMTAIQLIQFVLVSLHISQYYFMPSCSYQYPVIIHLIWMYGTIFFVLFSNFWYHSYTKGKRLPRILQQNGAPGTAKVKAN, encoded by the exons ATGGAGGCGGTTGTGAACTTGTACCAGGAGATGATGAAGTATGCAG ATCCTCGGGTCCAGGGCTACCCTCTGATGGGGTCCCCCCTGCTAATGACCTCCATCCTCCTGACCTACGTGTACTTCGTTCTCTCACTTGGGCCTCGCATCATGGCCAATCGGAAGCCCTTCCAGCTCCGGGGCTTCATGATTGTCTACAACTTCTCCCTGGTGGCGCTCTCCCTCTACATTGTCTATGAG TTCTTGATGTCTGGCTGGCTGAGTACCTACACCTGGCGCTGCGATCCTGTGGACTATTCCAACAGCCCGGAGGCACTAAGG ATGGTTCGAGTGGCCTggctcttcctcttctccaagtTCATCGAACTGATGGACACG GTGATCTTTATCCTCCGGAAAAAAGACGGACAGGTGACCTTTCTACATGTCTTCCACCACTCAGTGCTTCCTTGGAGCTGGTGGTGGGGGGTAAAAATTGCCCCAG GAGGAATGGGCTCTTTCCACGCCATGATCAACTCCTCTGTGCATGTCGTCATGTACCTGTACTATGGGTTGTCTGCCCTTGGCCCTGTGGCTCAGCCTTACCTGTGGTGGAAAAAGCACATGACAGCCATCCAGCTG ATCCAGTTTGTCCTGGTCTCCCTGCACATCTCCCAATACTACTTCATGCCTAGCTGTAGCTACCAGTATCCAGTCATCATCCACCTCATCTGGATGTACGGTACCATCTTCTTCGTGCTGTTCTCCAACTTCTGGTATCACTCCTACACCAAAGGCAAACGGCTCCCCCGTATACTCCAGCAAAATGGAGCTCCAGGTACTGCCAAAGTCAAGGCCAACTGA